The sequence GTCAGCGTCATCAACGATTCGATCAAGCCCACTCCTGCCAACACAAGCGAGAACGGCAGGATGATCCAAAGCGTTTCGCCGAGATTGGTCAGCTTGTACGGCTCGAAGGTCGACGCGTCGATCGACCAGTCCTCGGTGAAGAAGAACGGCCGGGGGATACCTCCGTCGAGACCGACCGTATCGGCGGTGACCGGTGCGATCACCTCCGCAACTTCGGCTTCGGTGAGAGCCAGTTCTTCGTCAACCGGCACAACCGCCAGGCCCTCGGGCAACTGATCTTCGTTGAACTCGGCGAGCGTCACACCCACCTTCTCCGTCGCGGCGACCTTGACCACCTGACCCTGGGTGTTGGTCACGAGCATGTCCCGCACCGTCGGCGCGAGGTTCTCCCCATCGGTCGCCGCGTTGATGCCCAAGGCCAACAGCGTCACCGTCACGATCGCCACCAGACTCGACGGCACCGCCCTGGTGAGCTTCGGCAAGCCCCAGATGATCAGCATCGTGAATGCGACCATGCCGAGCATCACGCCCAGCTTCGCGCCGGTCATGAACTGCAACGCCCCATCGTCGCCGAGGACCTTGAAGCTGCTGACCTGTGCCAGTCCGATGACGATGGCAAGGCCGTTGACGAAGCCGAGCATGACCGAGTGCGGCACGATGCGGATGAGCTTGCCCAGACGCAGCAACCCGACCGTGATCTGAATGAGCCCCGCGAGAATGACCGCCGGGAACAGGTACGCCAGCCCCTTGTCCGCCACGAGCGCGACGACGACCACGGCCATCGCCCCGGTCGCCCCGCTGATCATGCCCGGCCGACCGCCAAGCACCGCCGTGATCAGCCCCATGAAAAACGCCGAGTACAACCCGATCAGCGGCGATACGCCTGCCACGAACGCGAAAGCCACCGCCTCGGGCACCAACGCCAGCGCGACGGTCAGTCCGGAAAGCGTGTCATCCTTTGCGTTGGCCGTGTGCTTGCGAAAGAAATCGATCATCAGGGGCCGGCATGGTTGGACCGGACCCGGTGCGTGTCCATGACCGCCGTTGGATGTTTAAATGGTCCATCAAACCGAGACCGATCCCAGCCCCAAACCGCCGCCCTGGTTCACCGGATCATCTCTCGATCGATGAACCGTGCCATTAGTTCGCCGCGGCTGTTGACGCTGAAGTGGCGGTAGATCGCGCGGACGTGGTTGTGGACGGTTTCGACGCTGCGGTGCATTTCACGGGCGACCTCCTTTTCGCTCAAGCCCCGAAGAAGCAAACGCAGCACGTCCTGCTGTCGCGGACTCAGGTCGCCGACGCCGAGCTGACTCACGGCGAACATCTCACGGTCGATGAGCGGCGCGATCGCCTGCATCATCAGGAAAATCAGGTCACGATCGCCTTCGGTGAACGCGGGTTGGTCCGGCGTCCGCAGGACGTGGAGTTGGACCATGTGACCGCCGTGGTCGAGCCGCCATGCGGCCGAGCAAATGTCGTCCCAGCCCGCCGGCTCGAGGTGTTGGGGCAAAAACGTCTCTTCGTACCAATCAGGTCGATCCTCACGGAACAGCGAAACGGCCGGGCCATCGTTGAGGATCTTCGCCTGTGTCACGCGCCACATCGGCTCGCAAAGGTCGACGATCTGTTGCATCTGATCGAGCGATCGCGGCTCGAGGCGCTCGAAGTTGGCCCCGACCCAGACCCGGTCGATGACCCGCGGGCACGGTAGCCGTTCGAGTTGATCGAAAAGCAACATGGTCACGTCGGCGTCACGGTGCATGAGCCGGCGCAGTTCGGCGAGCATGGTCTCGACGCGGGCTCGACCGGTGGTCGGCAAATCAAGCGCGGCATTGAGCGCTCTTAACACCGCAGCCGCGTCGGAGACGTGCAGTGATGGCGTCCGTTCGGACATGATTTCACCTTACGATTCATCCTAACAAGACGCACAAGGTTTGTGGGCACGCCGATCGAGCGGATCGACGTAACACAGGTCAGCCGTGCGGCTTGGTGAATTCGAATCGTACAAATCCGAGGGTGAATCCGAGCCGTTCCACGTTGCGTGCGGTGGGGCCGGCCGGTTCGGAGCCGATCGTCGCGACGGCGCAACCGGACGCATTGGCCGCACGGAGCCGGGCGATGATCAACGCCCGCTGCACGCCTCGGCGCCGGACGCTGGGTAAGGTCGCCCCGGCGAAGAGCGCGGCCACGGGGTCGGCCGTTTCCAGCCCGGCGGTACCGACCGGCACGCCGTCGATCTCCGCGACGAACAGCCTCGATCGCGGATGCTCCATGACACGCCTTGTTTCCTCCGCTTCAGCAGCGGTCGGCTCGGCCTGCTCATCACCGCAAGCGGCACGATGCGAAAGCAGCAGCCATGCCTCACCCGCCTCGGCGCGCGAC comes from Planctomycetota bacterium and encodes:
- a CDS encoding SulP family inorganic anion transporter, giving the protein MIDFFRKHTANAKDDTLSGLTVALALVPEAVAFAFVAGVSPLIGLYSAFFMGLITAVLGGRPGMISGATGAMAVVVVALVADKGLAYLFPAVILAGLIQITVGLLRLGKLIRIVPHSVMLGFVNGLAIVIGLAQVSSFKVLGDDGALQFMTGAKLGVMLGMVAFTMLIIWGLPKLTRAVPSSLVAIVTVTLLALGINAATDGENLAPTVRDMLVTNTQGQVVKVAATEKVGVTLAEFNEDQLPEGLAVVPVDEELALTEAEVAEVIAPVTADTVGLDGGIPRPFFFTEDWSIDASTFEPYKLTNLGETLWIILPFSLVLAGVGLIESLMTLTLVDEITETRGRGNKECVGQGVANVATGLFGGMGGCAMIGQSLINVNSGGRGRLSGIVAACMLLLFVLVLAPMIELIPMAALVGVMFMVVIGTFEWATLKMWRKVPAADIFVMLLVTLYTVFMHDLATAVILGVAVSALVFAWRHALHLGVDIKYNDAGSKIYQLHGALFFGSVTHFNDSFDPRHDPDDVVIDFYYTRVYDQSGLEAINKIADRYKAEGKRLHLTHLSDECRQLLDRADDLVEVNLSEDPQYHVATDRLG
- a CDS encoding LuxR C-terminal-related transcriptional regulator, with translation MSERTPSLHVSDAAAVLRALNAALDLPTTGRARVETMLAELRRLMHRDADVTMLLFDQLERLPCPRVIDRVWVGANFERLEPRSLDQMQQIVDLCEPMWRVTQAKILNDGPAVSLFREDRPDWYEETFLPQHLEPAGWDDICSAAWRLDHGGHMVQLHVLRTPDQPAFTEGDRDLIFLMMQAIAPLIDREMFAVSQLGVGDLSPRQQDVLRLLLRGLSEKEVAREMHRSVETVHNHVRAIYRHFSVNSRGELMARFIDREMIR
- a CDS encoding GNAT family N-acetyltransferase; the protein is MSVDLSKPAGIAEAEQLRIVRVMTELTYEHIDINGGAACYLHPGSWMNNTHGLGHRGPIDAEVLEQVTAFYAERGVPAQLDLAHTVAMPALPVLAEAGYRMSDIDDVYRLDLPAKLPEPDASIVVREVSRAEAGEAWLLLSHRAACGDEQAEPTAAEAEETRRVMEHPRSRLFVAEIDGVPVGTAGLETADPVAALFAGATLPSVRRRGVQRALIIARLRAANASGCAVATIGSEPAGPTARNVERLGFTLGFVRFEFTKPHG